A region from the Cyprinus carpio isolate SPL01 chromosome A8, ASM1834038v1, whole genome shotgun sequence genome encodes:
- the LOC109095317 gene encoding E3 ubiquitin-protein ligase RNF34-like isoform X2 has protein sequence MKAGASSMWASCCGLLNEVMGTGAMRGQQPGFGAGAGPFRFAPTAGYSTYPPTNSTSTDLVCQACGQAFSVFRRRHICCDCKKSFCSLCSALQENLRRCTTCHLLKGTAFRRPQLMRLRVKDLRQYLTLRNINTDTCREKEDLVDLVLCHQGAESEDDPDTPSLQTHPLYSPPTSNEEPTSPLSALSPTQGEPISRSNSSESTNQDIEDSTSVSLLNLDQTEHTPEVSPQTRRRARASLSDLSSLDDVEQLSVRQLKEILARNFVSFSGCCEKWELVERVRRLYRENEDNRKSMENVSNPFTADCCKTQLSNDDNLCRICMDAIIDCVLLECGHMVTCTKCGKRMSECPICRQYVIRAVHVFKS, from the exons GCGGGGGCCTCGTCCATGTGGGCATCATGCTGTGGCCTGCTGAATGAGGTGATGGGTACCGGAGCCATGAGAGGGCAGCAGCCAGGTTTTGGGGCAGGTGCGGGGCCGTTTCGTTTCGCTCCCACTGCAGGATACTCCACATACCCGCCCACCAACTCCACGAGCACAGACCTGGTGTGTCAGGCATGTGGACAAGCCTTCTCTGTCTTTAGGAGGAGG CACATCTGTTGTGACTGTAAGAAGAGTTTTTGTTCGCTGTGCTCGGCACTTCAGGAAAACCTGCGCAGGTGCACGACTTGTCACCTGCTGAAAGGCACTGCATTCCGGCGTCCACAGCTCATGCGTCTGCGTGTGAAAGACTTGCGGCAGTACCTCACATTAcgcaacattaacactgatacaTGCAG GGAGAAGGAGGACCTGGTGGACTTGGTGCTTTGCCATCAAGGGGCAGAAAGTGAGGATGATCCAGACACACCCTCTCTGCAGACACACCCCCTGTATAGCCCACCGACTTCAAATGAAGAGCCCACCTCCCCTCTCTCAGCACTCTCTCCAACTCAAGGAGAACCAATCAGTAGGAGCAACAGCTCAGAGTCCACCAATCAG GATATTGAGGACTCCACTTCAGTCTCTCTCCTTAACCTTGACCAGACAGAACACACACCTGAG GTTAGTCCTCAGACACGGCGGCGGGCTAGAGCTTCTCTGTCAGACCTGTCCTCTCTTGATGACGTGGAGCAGCTGAGCGTGCGGCAGCTAAAGGAGATCCTGGCGAGAAACTTTGTGAGCTTCTCCGGCTGCTGTGAGAAGTGGGAGCTGGTGGAGCGCGTCAGGAGGCTTTACAGGGAGAACGAGGACAATCGCAAATCTA tggaaAATGTGAGCAACCCCTTCACTGCAG ATTGTTGCAAGACCCAGTTATCAAATGACGACAACCTATGTCGCATCTGTATGGACGCGATAATTGACTGTGTGCTGCTGGAGTGCGGTCACATGGTCACCTGCACTAAGTGCGGGAAGCGCATGAGCGAGTGCCCTATCTGCAGACAATACGTTATTAGGGCTGTGCATGTTTTCAAGTCTTAA
- the LOC109095317 gene encoding E3 ubiquitin-protein ligase RNF34-like isoform X1: MKAGASSMWASCCGLLNEVMGTGAMRGQQPGFGAGAGPFRFAPTAGYSTYPPTNSTSTDLVCQACGQAFSVFRRRHICCDCKKSFCSLCSALQENLRRCTTCHLLKGTAFRRPQLMRLRVKDLRQYLTLRNINTDTCREKEDLVDLVLCHQGAESEDDPDTPSLQTHPLYSPPTSNEEPTSPLSALSPTQGEPISRSNSSESTNQDIEDSTSVSLLNLDQTEHTPEVSPQTRRRARASLSDLSSLDDVEQLSVRQLKEILARNFVSFSGCCEKWELVERVRRLYRENEDNRKSMENVSNPFTAVVAYPPPIFNGGIGDCCKTQLSNDDNLCRICMDAIIDCVLLECGHMVTCTKCGKRMSECPICRQYVIRAVHVFKS; the protein is encoded by the exons GCGGGGGCCTCGTCCATGTGGGCATCATGCTGTGGCCTGCTGAATGAGGTGATGGGTACCGGAGCCATGAGAGGGCAGCAGCCAGGTTTTGGGGCAGGTGCGGGGCCGTTTCGTTTCGCTCCCACTGCAGGATACTCCACATACCCGCCCACCAACTCCACGAGCACAGACCTGGTGTGTCAGGCATGTGGACAAGCCTTCTCTGTCTTTAGGAGGAGG CACATCTGTTGTGACTGTAAGAAGAGTTTTTGTTCGCTGTGCTCGGCACTTCAGGAAAACCTGCGCAGGTGCACGACTTGTCACCTGCTGAAAGGCACTGCATTCCGGCGTCCACAGCTCATGCGTCTGCGTGTGAAAGACTTGCGGCAGTACCTCACATTAcgcaacattaacactgatacaTGCAG GGAGAAGGAGGACCTGGTGGACTTGGTGCTTTGCCATCAAGGGGCAGAAAGTGAGGATGATCCAGACACACCCTCTCTGCAGACACACCCCCTGTATAGCCCACCGACTTCAAATGAAGAGCCCACCTCCCCTCTCTCAGCACTCTCTCCAACTCAAGGAGAACCAATCAGTAGGAGCAACAGCTCAGAGTCCACCAATCAG GATATTGAGGACTCCACTTCAGTCTCTCTCCTTAACCTTGACCAGACAGAACACACACCTGAG GTTAGTCCTCAGACACGGCGGCGGGCTAGAGCTTCTCTGTCAGACCTGTCCTCTCTTGATGACGTGGAGCAGCTGAGCGTGCGGCAGCTAAAGGAGATCCTGGCGAGAAACTTTGTGAGCTTCTCCGGCTGCTGTGAGAAGTGGGAGCTGGTGGAGCGCGTCAGGAGGCTTTACAGGGAGAACGAGGACAATCGCAAATCTA tggaaAATGTGAGCAACCCCTTCACTGCAG TGGTAGCTTATCCCCCTCCAATCTTCAATGGCGGAATCGGAG ATTGTTGCAAGACCCAGTTATCAAATGACGACAACCTATGTCGCATCTGTATGGACGCGATAATTGACTGTGTGCTGCTGGAGTGCGGTCACATGGTCACCTGCACTAAGTGCGGGAAGCGCATGAGCGAGTGCCCTATCTGCAGACAATACGTTATTAGGGCTGTGCATGTTTTCAAGTCTTAA
- the LOC109095317 gene encoding E3 ubiquitin-protein ligase RNF34-like isoform X3, translated as MKAGASSMWASCCGLLNEVMGTGAMRGQQPGFGAGAGPFRFAPTAGYSTYPPTNSTSTDLVCQACGQAFSVFRRRHICCDCKKSFCSLCSALQENLRRCTTCHLLKGTAFRRPQLMRLRVKDLRQYLTLRNINTDTCREKEDLVDLVLCHQGAESEDDPDTPSLQTHPLYSPPTSNEEPTSPLSALSPTQGEPISRSNSSESTNQDIEDSTSVSLLNLDQTEHTPEVSPQTRRRARASLSDLSSLDDVEQLSVRQLKEILARNFVSFSGCCEKWELVERVRRLYRENEDNRKSNCCKTQLSNDDNLCRICMDAIIDCVLLECGHMVTCTKCGKRMSECPICRQYVIRAVHVFKS; from the exons GCGGGGGCCTCGTCCATGTGGGCATCATGCTGTGGCCTGCTGAATGAGGTGATGGGTACCGGAGCCATGAGAGGGCAGCAGCCAGGTTTTGGGGCAGGTGCGGGGCCGTTTCGTTTCGCTCCCACTGCAGGATACTCCACATACCCGCCCACCAACTCCACGAGCACAGACCTGGTGTGTCAGGCATGTGGACAAGCCTTCTCTGTCTTTAGGAGGAGG CACATCTGTTGTGACTGTAAGAAGAGTTTTTGTTCGCTGTGCTCGGCACTTCAGGAAAACCTGCGCAGGTGCACGACTTGTCACCTGCTGAAAGGCACTGCATTCCGGCGTCCACAGCTCATGCGTCTGCGTGTGAAAGACTTGCGGCAGTACCTCACATTAcgcaacattaacactgatacaTGCAG GGAGAAGGAGGACCTGGTGGACTTGGTGCTTTGCCATCAAGGGGCAGAAAGTGAGGATGATCCAGACACACCCTCTCTGCAGACACACCCCCTGTATAGCCCACCGACTTCAAATGAAGAGCCCACCTCCCCTCTCTCAGCACTCTCTCCAACTCAAGGAGAACCAATCAGTAGGAGCAACAGCTCAGAGTCCACCAATCAG GATATTGAGGACTCCACTTCAGTCTCTCTCCTTAACCTTGACCAGACAGAACACACACCTGAG GTTAGTCCTCAGACACGGCGGCGGGCTAGAGCTTCTCTGTCAGACCTGTCCTCTCTTGATGACGTGGAGCAGCTGAGCGTGCGGCAGCTAAAGGAGATCCTGGCGAGAAACTTTGTGAGCTTCTCCGGCTGCTGTGAGAAGTGGGAGCTGGTGGAGCGCGTCAGGAGGCTTTACAGGGAGAACGAGGACAATCGCAAATCTA ATTGTTGCAAGACCCAGTTATCAAATGACGACAACCTATGTCGCATCTGTATGGACGCGATAATTGACTGTGTGCTGCTGGAGTGCGGTCACATGGTCACCTGCACTAAGTGCGGGAAGCGCATGAGCGAGTGCCCTATCTGCAGACAATACGTTATTAGGGCTGTGCATGTTTTCAAGTCTTAA